The Phragmites australis chromosome 1, lpPhrAust1.1, whole genome shotgun sequence genomic interval AGGAGATGAGCGCGGCTGCGACGCACGGCAGCGCGGGGCGCATGGATAGGCGGTTTGCGGTGCACATCCAGTGGCGTGCACGTTGTGGCTGCGTAGGCAGTAGTGTTCTTGGAATTTTTTCTTGCTAGATCTAGTTTCGTCTGACTTTTCTCCTTTTTGTGAAGAATAATTCAGTCTGACCTGATGGACCCGACGACCATTATATTCTGATCTGGTAGGCTGGACTCCATGACATGATGGATCTAATGCTTGGTTTTTCAGCAGAGATTTCATAAGTTGTACCAAATTAGGTTCTTCGGATTGAGGGTGTGTTGGATGATATTTGTCTAgataagatcatctccaaccaaTTCTCGTCAGAGTCTAGAATCACTTCacgaaagattttttttccctttagcGTTTCAACGGTTTTCATCACGAAAGGATTCCCAAGATTATTCACTTcggaacgggattctctctacTTTACCTTCACGAATCCCCTCGAagtgaagctgttgaagatgagataaAATAAGGGAATAGGAATGGGGAAATGAATCGGGAAGTGaacgaaataaaaggaatatagTTGAAGGTGGTCTAAGTTGAGCTAGGTTTTTGTTCGATTGATTTAATCTGAAGTCGACGAATGGATGCAAGAGTTAAAATTGTGATTGATTACTTGtaaaagatgattttatgatactgataaTATATCTGTTTACATAAGCAGATGCATATATTATATGCGTCAGGCAAATATAAGATCATATATTTGCATCTGTTAGATCAGATTAGAATAATAGATACAGataaacaaatatatatttttttaaaaaagattataCATATATACTGAGTTATGTTAGAAGTAATTCGGAAGACCAAATATACATTGGATGGGGACCGTTCCCTGCCATTTACAACCttggaggaaaagaaaagagagaaactGACACCGGGTTAGTGACAGAGGACTAGCAAGCTGTTCAAGATTTCCGTTGAAAGATCGAAGTGACATTGGATTAGGCCATTTTCGTTCACAATCACATGCTAGATCCACTGAATCACAGTAAGTTCTGGTCATTCACATCCCGACAGAAAACAAACCCAACCCAGTCAAAAAGAGCATATTACCAACCGGGAAGCTTATTGGTGATTTGGTGAAGAACAAGACACAGGTGACAACAAAGGCACCTGCCTGCATGAGGCAGGTCGAAAAGACAGATACAATACAACCTGATGAAACGAAGTCTTCGGATGCACTGATCCTTCTGACGTGCAGGAGAAAACTACACGAAGTATTGAACTTACCAAAAGAAATGAATATTTTCCCTGTAAAGGTACAAGAAATTTGTGCTACCTACCGTTACATAGTTTTATACACCAACAATACGTCTGTTAAAACTATAGATTTCTGAAACGCGCTTAGCAAAGACATCAACAAGGAAACGCAACAATAAGAACGCCATAAGCAATTTAGGAACTTCAGGCAAAGAAGCAATCAGACTGGTCAACAATGGCAACGGCAAATTAAACTTTAAACAGACAGGATTTCAACACCTCTAACTACAGCAACAGATATTATTAATAGTTTCCTTGTGCCGGCTGCAACATGTCACATGAGATGGTCATGTGGATAGAAACATTCGAGAAACTAGTACTTGCCGACAAGCAACACACTTGGCGCCCGAACGAGATAACTGAAATGTTTGACGGCGAACAGAAACTGGGTAACACGAGTTTATTGCATAATGAAGTTACAAGGCCCACTCAGCACGCTGCTTCCAACGAATTTGAGCACAAAAAAGTATCTACAACCTGGTCCTATTTACAATTCACCCTGCTCTGCTTAGTTATTACTGAAGGGTATTGCAGAAGGCCACTTGTCTTACAATATAGCACATAGCACTAAAATCACTAGGCtaacaaaaaaacaaataaatcaaaggaaagaaaataacaataTGAACAATCAAAAGCCTTCAACGCTAGGCCTATGCATGATAGGCGGAGGTGTTTTCTTGATAGAGCTTACCCTGGGATGATCCAGAGTAGAATAGCATGTCCTTGGATGAAGCAATGCTGATGTCGATGACCTTGGAGAGATCAAGTGCTGGTTTTGTGAAGGTGGTGATGGAGAGAAGGTTATCGCAGGATGCTGGGGAACAATGCCATTGAGGCTGGTCGATTTTAACATTATTTTTCTTGGTGCAGCAGATGGCTCTTGCAGAGGATATCGACAAGGAACCTTTATTTCCTGGACTCTTGCTAGGTACTCCGCAACATCCCTCATCGTTGGCCTCTCTGACGGATCTTTATGCAAGCATTTCAGTATGATGTCTGCTACAATTCGAGCAGCCTTAGTAGGAAAGCGCCCTTTTATACGGGAGTCCATGATCAGGGACAGGCGGCTATCATCAGTAAGGAAAGGCCTACTCCACTTGACAATATTACGTTCTTCTTTCGACGAATTGGCATCAAGATTCTTCCTTCCTGTAATTAGCTCCAGCAGGACAACTCCAAAGCTCCAAACGTTGCTCTTGGGAGTGAGTAAACCTTTCTCCAAGGTCTCCACTGATAGGTTTGCTGCAGACTGAAGAAAACAAATCTCCAGTGAACAATATGATATTTATCAAAAATAGGTATGATGCAGCTAGTTTTATCTCACAATATATATTTGATAACTGCACGAAATGTTTCAtttaacaaaataaaaacatGTTGTTGGGCCATCCTATGGGAACCTATAGAAGGGAATGGGATAATGAGTTGTGCTACCATTCAAGGGATAACAAGAACTTCTACATTACACTCAGGCAGGAACATACCACAGATGCATTAGATATCTCCTCGGTATTGAAGCCAACACAACCATATCCTGAAAGCTTAGCAGTGAAATCTTTATCTATTTGAATGTTCGAAGTTGAGAACTCATTGTACATCGCCtgtaaaaaaatacaaatacagGCAGTCAAGTACAAGTTAAAGCCAAAGCAATAAGACAAGGTGGTTGAAAGCCAAGTCAAATTAAAACCAAAACTTTTGTGTAATGTCGTAAAACAATAAATCAAGTAGTAGTCACCTGAAAGGGTCCTTCGTCATGTAAGAAAGCAAGACCTCTGGCAGCACCTAGGGCAACCTTCAAACGTTTAGACCAGTCCATAAAACGGCCATCTGGTCTTCCAAAGAGTAGCTTATCTAAGCTGCCATGATGAAGCCGCTCATATACCAACATACTTTCATTAGAATCTTCTCTTGCATAATAGCCTATTAGTTTACATAAATTGGGATGCTGAAGTGATGCTAATGTGTTCACTTGTGTCTTAAACTCCTTCAAACTCTGCAGGTGATAAACAATATGTCAATATGTTATAACAGCAGCCTAACCATCTAAATTGTGAATATCACTTCAGGATAATACAATAAACTTGAGTGATACATCAGCCTATCATAAAAATGTAGCAACATCCAATGGAGCCACAAACTTTTGAGTTCTAATCAACCATTGCAGGCTAGTAGCAACATTTAAGAGGTGGACAGGACTTTGCCTAGGAGTATTAGACAAAAGTTTTCTACATCAAGGAAATCACACTTTCTAAACTACATGCAAAAGAAGGCATGAAATCTCAAATGTCAGAATAAACATCAATGGTGAGACATAACAACTCACAAGAGATAAAGCCAAGAACAAATGTGAAAGAGTACAGAGAGCATCTTGCAGTAAATAGTACAAACAAGATCAAACACATGGTCACGCTTCAGAAACATGTTAACTAACCTCACCTCTGCAGAGTTCCTAATTAGCATTCAAAAAATAGAATGGAATATCTCTATGGGGGTAGCATAGTAATGTTACAGCATCGCAGTACAATAAGCATTTGATGACATGCCAATAAAATGAGTCTGCTACTCTAGCCTGAATTCAGATTGTTAACAGAATAAATGCTGCAACATTACTGAATGGTATATTCATGCGGTGGATGTACTGAGTTCTCATAGTCACCTCCAACCAACAAatcaacttttaaaaaaatcaaactgtGTCATAAAAGGCCAACAATTTCTGTTGGCAAGGATCAGCCTAGTAACTTGTGGGGCGCAAGCTCATGGTTAAAATTGACCTTAAAAGCATCTAGAAAAATACTAGTATATAACTAAATTGTATTGAGAGGAGTACCTGAGTGGAGGGGAGTAATCGAGCTACCGTTGCTTCAGTGACCTTCGTATCACTAAAACCATCCCTGAAGGTTGCCTTGTATGATGTTGAACCGAGTGTTTCAGAGACACACTGATCGCTAGAAAACCACTGGCAAGCAGATGAAACTTCCTCATAAGAGAAGATTCTAAGTCCATCATATTTCTTTGGAGGCAGTGGGAGAGGGCCTGACGTCTCCAGTGGCTCACTTACATTGCTGGCTTTGAAGCTACCAAAGTTCCTCAAAGAATTTCCTTCTGCcgaaggaagaggaaggggcAAAGGATTTGAATAACGGTGCCCCTTTGTAGACCCACCCTTATCCCTGGAGTCATCTTGATCTTTGAATTCAGTATATGAAAAGCCAAACGTATCAACCGCAATAAGGGAAGGAGGAGCAGACAACACGCGTGCTCTGCTCAACCTGCTGTTAGAAACTTTATTTGCGGGCTGGGAGATCTTAGCCCTGTTCCTAAAACTAGGCGGAGCTGATTGCAAGGATGGCACATGAACTTCTGGCTCCGGAAGTCTAGAGGACGTACATTCCCTTGCATCAAGCGGTTTCTTCTTGGATCTGAGGACAGTGAAGCAACCCATCATCGGTACACTGGGGAAAAGTTTCTGCATAATTCCAGAAACAATGAAAAGTTAGCACATATTGCAAAAATAATGTAGTGCTTGTCATTATCAACACAAGACTAATGTGGTGTATGGCGTCCATTGAAGGAAGCTAAATCATGTACATCAGACAGTGCGAAAAGTGTCAAAATCTTGCAGGAGCAAATCCCACTCGATTGAATAATCCGAACTTGGAAACCATCAGCAGGAGCGAATATATCTGAAGAGCTCTTCCCCGCACAACCGGTGCACCGATCTGCGTTGGTCCACATACGCATCATCCGATTTCTAAACACATTATTAGTTCGTCTGCGACTCAGCTTCTCAGAAACTGCGCACGCCTGCAACTAGTCCCGCATTAAGACCGAAGCGACTGAATAGTCAATTATCACCTAATCTAACTAAACCACTAACAATATCGGTCAAGCTACCAACTAAAATAAGCGTTCGTGCACAACTTTGACCGTACCAACCAAGAATAACTCCGCACAAACTCGGGAACCTGTCCTGTGTGCGATTGCAAGGGCCCGCAGTATCATCCTTGTGGCTGCCCCAAGCTTACACGCCCAATTCAAAGCTCCCATTCCGCGAAATCTATAATGCGAGGGGGGTGGGCAATAGATGCTCGAGTAAGCTTGCAGGACCCTGGAACTGAAGGGCAAACGATTGACCAGACGAGGTTAAGATCCAAGCCGGGCGGTCACGACTCGCAGCGGACCCAGAGAAGAACAAGCTCAAAACACcacaaagaaagagaaaaaaaccaGCTAATCATTCGAGGAACGAACGGGAGAGCAAGGTGGCACCTGGACCCGAACCTTGCCGCCGAACTGCTCCAGCGCCTGCGAATGGGGAGGGGTTTGCTCGCCGCTCAGGAAGCGATTGGCATCTAGGAATGGAGTAGGGGGCGACAAAGGAGGAGAGAGCCGGAGAAGAAAGCAAATGGTAGGgcgagagatatatgggcaaaTGCGGGGGAGAAAAGTAAATGGAGGTCAGAGGGGAGGAGTAAGACGAAGAGGCGGCACT includes:
- the LOC133923431 gene encoding probable serine/threonine-protein kinase PBL1 isoform X2, with amino-acid sequence MMGCFTVLRSKKKPLDARECTSSRLPEPEVHVPSLQSAPPSFRNRAKISQPANKVSNSRLSRARVLSAPPSLIAVDTFGFSYTEFKDQDDSRDKGGSTKGHRYSNPLPLPLPSAEGNSLRNFGSFKASNWFSSDQCVSETLGSTSYKATFRDGFSDTKVTEATVARLLPSTQSLKEFKTQVNTLASLQHPNLCKLIGYYAREDSNESMLVYERLHHGSLDKLLFGRPDGRFMDWSKRLKVALGAARGLAFLHDEGPFQAMYNEFSTSNIQIDKDFTAKLSGYGCVGFNTEEISNASVSAANLSVETLEKGLLTPKSNVWSFGVVLLELITGRKNLDANSSKEERNIVKWSRPFLTDDSRLSLIMDSRIKGRFPTKAARIVADIILKCLHKDPSERPTMRDVAEYLARVQEIKVPCRYPLQEPSAAPRKIMLKSTSLNGIVPQHPAITFSPSPPSQNQHLISPRSSTSALLHPRTCYSTLDHPRVSSIKKTPPPIMHRPSVEGF
- the LOC133923431 gene encoding probable serine/threonine-protein kinase PBL1 isoform X1, with product MMGCFTVLRSKKKPLDARECTSSRLPEPEVHVPSLQSAPPSFRNRAKISQPANKVSNSRLSRARVLSAPPSLIAVDTFGFSYTEFKDQDDSRDKGGSTKGHRYSNPLPLPLPSAEGNSLRNFGSFKASNVSEPLETSGPLPLPPKKYDGLRIFSYEEVSSACQWFSSDQCVSETLGSTSYKATFRDGFSDTKVTEATVARLLPSTQSLKEFKTQVNTLASLQHPNLCKLIGYYAREDSNESMLVYERLHHGSLDKLLFGRPDGRFMDWSKRLKVALGAARGLAFLHDEGPFQAMYNEFSTSNIQIDKDFTAKLSGYGCVGFNTEEISNASVSAANLSVETLEKGLLTPKSNVWSFGVVLLELITGRKNLDANSSKEERNIVKWSRPFLTDDSRLSLIMDSRIKGRFPTKAARIVADIILKCLHKDPSERPTMRDVAEYLARVQEIKVPCRYPLQEPSAAPRKIMLKSTSLNGIVPQHPAITFSPSPPSQNQHLISPRSSTSALLHPRTCYSTLDHPRVSSIKKTPPPIMHRPSVEGF